Proteins found in one Calditrichota bacterium genomic segment:
- a CDS encoding type II toxin-antitoxin system HicB family antitoxin — protein MLTAYIKAAMKRAKYEIIDDPNPFYGEIPDLPGVWANGSTLEACRDELEEVLEGWIQLGIEEGDKIPVLDGIDLNIDLQPELVGAD, from the coding sequence ATGCTGACCGCCTACATCAAAGCCGCTATGAAGCGGGCGAAATATGAGATCATCGACGATCCCAATCCCTTCTATGGCGAAATCCCCGATCTCCCCGGCGTCTGGGCAAACGGATCGACACTTGAAGCGTGTCGGGATGAGTTGGAAGAAGTGCTGGAGGGGTGGATACAACTTGGAATCGAAGAAGGCGACAAGATACCGGTGCTGGACGGGATCGACCTGAACATAGACTTGCAACCGGAACTTGTTGGAGCCGACTAA
- a CDS encoding type II toxin-antitoxin system HicB family antitoxin: MLTEYIQLALSKAHYKIIEDPNPFFGWVEELPGCWANGPTLEACREELREVIEDWILITNRLGEPLPVIDW, from the coding sequence GTGCTAACCGAATACATACAATTAGCCCTTTCCAAGGCTCATTACAAAATTATTGAAGACCCCAATCCCTTCTTCGGCTGGGTAGAGGAATTGCCCGGTTGTTGGGCTAATGGTCCGACGCTCGAAGCCTGTAGGGAGGAACTCCGCGAGGTCATTGAGGATTGGATATTAATCACCAATCGGCTCGGCGAGCCGCTTCCCGTTATTGATTGGTAG